GGGCAGGCTTCCAGCCTGCCCCGGAAGGATTACAGAGGAGACGCCGCCGAACGGGCCACGACACTGACTGCAAACAACCCGATCATCACCGCGCAGCAAACGACCTTCCCCAGTACCCCCACGAACACGCCAACCAGGGCGCCCACGCCGGCCCGAGTCGCTTCTTTCCACTCGCGCCCGCCCAGCATTTCAAACGCGACCGCTCCGACGAATGGTCCGATGATCACGCCCGGGATGGCGAAGAAAATTCCCACCGTCGCGCCCAGCACGGCCCCCAAAACGCCCCGCCAGGTCGCCCCCAGTTTTCGTGCGCCCAGGACGCTGGCCAGATAATCGACTCCGAGCGAAACCAACGTCAGGAGCGTCAGAATAACCAACACGGCATTGCTGACGCCTGCGTCGCCAAACCAAAGTCGGTGCGCTCCCGCCGCCAGCAGGACCAGCGGCACACCCGGAACACCCGGGATCATCGTTCCCCCCAGTCCCACCAGCATGACGAGCAAGGCGAGGAGAAGGCCTATGATTTGTTCGGTGGTCATTCTTCAGTTGTCAGTTGTCAGTTATCAGTGGTCAGTAACAACCGGCAACTGACAACTGATCACTGAATACTGGTTAACCCTTCCGCAGCGCCGCCAGGGCGTCCAAAAAATCTCGCGGCAACGGCGCCTCGAACGCCAACGGCTCGTCCGTGCATGGATGCGCGAATGACAACGTCCGCGCGTGCAGCATCTGGCGCGGCGCCACGTAGCCCGCCAGTTCTTTCAATCGCCCGTTCTGCCGGCTGCCATACGTGGCGTCGCCAACCAGCGGCGTGCCGAGATGATGAAAGTGAACGCGAATCTGGTGGGTGCGGCCCGTGTGCAACACGGCTTCGACCCACGTCGCGTAGCGCAGTTTGTCCAGCACCCGGTAACTCGTCCAGGCGTCGCGTCCCTTTCCTTCCGTCACGGCCATCCGCTTGCGGTGCGAAGGATGCCGCGCGATGGCAGCGCGGATTTCGCCGGCCGGTTCCGCAAGGTCGCCGCACACCAACGCGTGGTAAACTTTTTCCATGCTGCGCTCGGCGAACTGTTTCGCCAGCCCGGTGTGCGCTGGATCGTTCTTGGCGACCACCAGACAGCCGCTCGTGTCTTTGTCCAGCCGATGGACGATCCCCGGCCTTGCGACGCCGCCGATGCCGCTGAGCCGGCCCTGGCAATGGTGCAAAAGCCCGTTGACCAGCGTGTGTTTCTCGTGTCCCTCCGCGGGATGAACCACGAGGCCGGGCGGCTTGTTCAACACGAGCAAATCCTCGTCCTCATACAGGATGTCCAACGGCATTTCCTCCGGGCCAATTTCGGATGGCTTGGGCTCCGGCCAGCGCACCTCGATTTTCTCGCCCTGGCGCGGGTGATGCGTTGCCTTGGCCGGCTGGCCGTTGACTCGGATGTCCCCATCCGCGATCAGCCTCTTGAGCGTCACTCGGGAGACGGCGGGAAAGCGCGTCCTCAAAAAGGCATCGAGCCGCTCGTTCGGGAGCGTTTGCTCGACGATGAAAGAGGCCGTCCGTTTTCCTTCAGTCTCCATGGGCGACCGGCGCGGCTGACTCCGCAACCGCAGGATGCGGGTGCTTCACCACCGCGCCGGGAGTTCAAAGTTTAAGGTTTCAAGTTCAAAGCCGCTGCCTGAAAAAAGTTGCCGGGAAAACGACGTCATTCGTGTCCATGGGTGTCCTTTCGCGGTTGAGCTGAATTCTTGCGGCTCAGCGAAGGCAGCTTCCAGAGCAAGAACAAACCCACGATCAAGATTCCGCCGCTGACCCATTGGCCGGGCGTGATCCATCCGACACGCTCCGGCGCCGTGTAATCGCCGCGAAACAATTCGACAAAAGCGCGCAGCACGGCGTAAGCCACGAGATAAACGCCGAAGACTTGCCCGTCGAACTTCTTTCGCGGGTAAAACCACGACAACGCGCCGAATAAAGCCAGGTTCAAAATCGATTCGTAAATCTGAGTGGGATGCACGCCGTCGCCCCGCGACCAATGATCTTTGGGAAAATGCACGGCCCAGGGCAAGGACGTCGCGCTTCCGTAACAACAGCCCGTCATCAGGCAGCCCACGCGGCCAAACGCGTGCCCCAGCGCAATGCTCGGCGCGAGAATGTCCGCGATTTTCCAGAGCGGCAGCTTGCGCAGCCGCGCGTAGATAATCGTCGCCAGCGAAGCGCCGAGGAGTCCGCCGTAAAATACCAGGCCGCTGCGCCGGATCATGAAGACTTCCCAGTACGGTTTTCCGGCGAATTCGCTGTCCCAATAGTAAATGACAAACCACGCCCGCGCGCCAATGAGCGTGCCGCCCAGGAGCCACGGCGCCAGATCGACGACGTCTTCGGACCGGATGCCCTCCCGCAGCGCACGGCGTCCCGCCACCCAGAACCCGGCCAGAAAACCCGCCGCGGCCAGAATGCCGTACCAATAGATGGTGAATCCGCCGATTTGAAAGGCAACCGGATGCACAGGCGCGGAAACCGAAACCTTAAATCACAGTCCCCACTCCTTCGTCACCTGGCGCAAGGTTGGCCATGGCCTCTGCCACATCCAGTCCACCTTTAGCCAGAAGCCAGACAAAACCAGGCTCTCGAAAAGTCCCTCGCGAGAGACTTCCATCGGGCCGTCGGGGCCAAAATGATAGAATTCCGCTTTCTGGCGCTGCGGATCGATCAGCCAGTATTCCTTCACGCCGCCTTCCTCGTACTCATAAAACTTCTCCCCTCGATCGCGGGTGCGGCTTTCAGGGCTGACGATTTCGATCGCCAGGTCCGCGGGACCATCCAGAAACTTGGTCTTGAGACGATCTAGATTCTCCGTGGCGACGAAAGGAATGTCAGGCGAACGGCCAGGCAACGCTGGACCGGTTTTCATTTGAAAGGGATCACAGTGGATTTCGCCAAGGCCACGCTCCTCGACAAACGCGAGGAGAATTTTGAGCAGAAACTTGAACAGGTCAGAATGTTCCCGGGAAATTGGACTCATCGGCACCACCTTTCCACTCACCCACTCGACATGAGTGTTTTCATCGACCCAGGCCAGAAACTGCTCGTAGGTCAGCAACTCGGCCGGCCCAGGACCGGTTTCAGCTTTGACATATGAACTCTGCGTCGCCGCCATACGTTTTGAACGCGAAAGCATATCCCGGCGCCGGCTCGCTTTCCAAGGGCAAACCGGTGTCAAAGTCAAAATGGCGGGGATGCGGGATGGCCAGGGCTTCTCCTTGCGCACCGCTTGTTAAACACAACGTCATAGATTTCCACCCATAAGTAGAAAATTGATGACGTTGTGTTTAGTTGGCCGAGAGCGTGTGCTTGATGAACTTATTCGCCCAGGCAATGAAGTGCTTCATGTTGGTGCGGTCTTCGTGCCCCCCGTCGTGCTGACGCCACGCCAGTTCGCCGTCGAGCAGGCCGGCGTTCACCTCCGGCTTTTGTGCGGTGCGATAGTCCTCCGTCACTCCCAAATCCCGCGCCCCCAAAAGACGGAAGACCGGCCCGGCGGCCACGGTGGCCATATAGCTTCCCTGTTGGTCGAGCCAGAGGGCATCGCCGCGTTCCGGGATGCCGTAGCTGATGAAAGTGAGGCGCGGCGCGCACAAGGCGATCAACTGGTGGGCATCGACCGGAATGTCTCCGGCGTTCTTGCTCCCGAAAACAGATTCGGCGGCGCCGTATTTCAGAAAGTTCCCGGCCATCCAATGATATTCACCCGATCCCGTGAGATTTTCCACCGCTTCGCCGAAATTGCGCCGATGCAACTTGGCTCCGCCTTCGCCGGAAGAACCGACGAGCACCATCGCGAAACGCGGTTCGAATGCCATCGCGACCAGCGCCGCTTTGCCGTAGCGCGAGACCCCTTCAATGCCGACCTTCTTGGCGTCCACGGTCGGGTCGGTTTCCAGGTAATCCAACCCCCGTGCGGCGCCCCAGGCCCAGGCGCGCAACGATCCCCAATCGTCCGGCTTGCGAGGCTGGCCTTTGTTGACCAGGCCGATGATCCCTTTGGTCAGGCCCGCGCCGTTGTCCGCTTGAATGCTGGCCGGACTGATGGTCGCGTACCCCCAGCCCGCGGCGATCAACTGCTCGGTGGAAGGTGGATCCGCGAAGGTGCCGCCGCCAAAAGCGCTGAACCGATTGGTGGGCGCCGGTTCGCCGGGCCGCCGCGGAAAACCGCCGCCAAAGCCGCCAAACATCATCAGGACCGGCACGGGTCCTTTCGCCTCCTTCGGCGTAACCAGCGTCATCTGGATGTTGACTTCGATGGACGGACAACCGGAATTATCCGCGCGCCCGACCAATTGCCGCGCAAAGACAGGAATCTTGCCCACGACCCGGTCCGCCGCTTGCGTCGAGATTGTCCACGTCACTTTGGGGACATTCCTCGGCACGCGGCCAATGACCCCGCGCTCGAAGTCCTCAACGATTTCCGGGCGGCGCTGTTTCCACCATGTCTCCGCGGTGGTGACCTTTTGACCGTTTTTCAAAGTCAGCGGATCGGGCAGGTCAGGAAAGGGATTGGCCTTGGCGGGATCGTAGTTCGCGGCGTTGGTGGCGTTGGCCCGCCCGCTTGGACCGGGCCGCAGGCGCGTAATCCCCAACTGTTCCATCATGTTTTGGTGGTCCTGCTGAGTCGTCCAGTTCAGCGGTGGCGGTGCGCCCGGACCGGGAGCCGAAGCGGGCTCTGCATGCGGCGTGACGGCGGAGAAGGCGGCGATGAGACAAATCGCGAACGCCGTTGAGAACGATGTTTTCGATCGCGAAGGAGGATGCATAGGGTGGTTGCAGTGGTCCATACCCGCGCCGACCCAGTTACGCAAGCCTTCCCTCCGGGTTAGCGACAAAGAGCCGAGAGCGAAGCTCAACGCCCTTGGCCTGGCAATTGGGGCGGGGGCTTGGTGGGCGTCGTTTGTCCCATGCCCGGTGGCAACCGCGGTGGCGCTTGTCCGGGTCCGGATTGAGGAAGAAGATTGATCAGGTTGACCCAATTCTGGCGGTCGCGCGGGCTCATTTCCTGCCAGCGCTCCACGTTATGGAGGAACTGTTCGCGTTCTTCCTTGGACAGGCTGGAGAATTTCCGGAACGACTCAATGCAAGTGGCGCGCTGATGGGCCGGCAATCTCTCCAAAGCTTCGAGCGATCTTTGCAGCTTCTGCCGCTCCTCGTCGGAGAGCGCGTGCAAAGTTCTGTCCCGCTCCTTCTCCGGCAATTCGAAGAAATCCTGAAAATGCTGATACATCTTGACGCGCTCTTCCGGAGGACGCGCGCTCCATTGCTGGAGTTTTTCCTCCAGCGCCCTCCACTCGTCCGCCGATTTGCCCGCCAGCTGTTCGCGTTGTGCGGGCGTGCTCGAATCCAGGCGGACGAAATACTGGATGGCCAGCTCGTTTTCGAGGAACTGCTTCCGATGTTCCTGCGGCACCAGGTCCCACCATTTCAGCCGCTCTTCCACGAACGGCCGCGACGCCACGGGCACCGCCGCCAGCTTCGCAGGCCGTTCCGCGGGGGCGAGACTGATGAGCGGCTGCAGATAATACCAGAGTTCGACCAGGCGCAGCCGGGCTTCCCGCTCTTCGATCGTGAGCTTCCGATACTCGTCGAGCTTCGCTTGCAGTGCCTTTCGTTTGGGTTCGAGTTTCTGGGCCAGGGACTGTGCCGCTTCGGCAGGCGGCATGTCGAGCAACTGGCGAAAATAGGCGACCGGGGAAGCCGCGGCCGGGTCAAGGTTTGAATCGCCCAGCGGAGGAGCAACTGGAGCTGCGCCGCCGGCGTTCTGTGGCGATTGAGCAGAAGCCAGCGTGCAGATCAGGAGGCAGGCCAGCACCCAGCCCGAACAACGTGCCCGAATTCCTTCCCCGCGAACCCACTCCTTACCCCTCCCAGGAGGGGAACCGCCAACGACGGCATTCAACAGAGCTCCCCTCCTGGGAGGGGCTGGGGGTGGCTTCAGGAATTCAAAGCGCGGTTCACTCGCGGAATTTTCTCTCAGAGCAATCGGAATAAAACGCATGGCTCGTTCTGAAAGACTGCTACTTCAACGCGGCGAGCAACGCCAAGTCCAGTTCTCGATCCTTCGGATTTTCCCGAAGGCGCTGAATGGCCTCGTAATTCATGAGCACATCCATCGGCAGCGAAGCCACGCGTGAAACTTCCGCCACGCTCCGGGCCACTTCCCGCCGCGCCGCGGCTTGATATTGATGAACGGACAAGGCCGTCACGGCGACGATGACAGATACGATGGCCAGGCGGCCGGCCCACCGCGAAGACAACACGGTTTCAGTGAATGAAAGCCAAAGCGCCCGTGATGCGCTCGGCGTACGACCCGAAGCTTCCCGAGCCGCGAGGTTGAGCACCTGGGAGGTGAAGTTCGAGGAAAGGGGAGCGTCCGGCAAGCGGCGCAGCAGGTGATCGAGCCGGGCTTCCTCTTCCGAGGCACCCGCGTGGTCGCCGTGATGGGATTGATCCAGGGGAAGGCGGTGTTCAGCCTCATGGGCGGGGCGATGACGCTGCCCCGGCTTGGGTAATCCGTTGTTGTCTGTGCCTTGCATGATCGTCTTTCTTTTATCACCAAGCGGCCCGAAAAGTTGCGCTGTGAGTGCCCCTTCGCGAAGGGGGCGAGGCTCGCGCCGTGCTTCATAGCAAGCGCCCTTGGTCTCAGGGCCATGCCCATCGCCCATGAACCGAAAACTGCGCGGACCGCAGCCTTCAGGCTGCTTCAGCGCACTCTCCGCGGTCGAGCGTTGAAGCGGCCTAAAGGCCACGGTCTGAAGAAATGGGAAGTTTCCTGCAATCGGCCCATGAACCCGGTAGAGTCCGTCCCGGCGAGCCGCTCCACGTGCGTGGAACACGTCCGACTCGGCTCGCTGGGGACAGGCTCGCCCAAGGCTCACCCTGCCGTCTGGTTCATGGGCAGAATTGCTGCCGCCGCGCACCCCCTCGGTTAACGAGGGTGGGGCGAGGCTTATAGCCTGCGGACCTTTTCTTCGATGGCATTGGCTCGACAGGAAATCTTCGCGCCACCTTAACTGAGGGGACGGTCTGCCGCCGCAGCGATTCTCATTTTGCGACTCCGGGAGTGCCGGCGTCTCTGCCGCCGTGTCGGGTTGCTGAAAGATAACAGGAATTCGCCGACAAGGATGTCGGCGCTCCCGGCAAGATGAGCATGGCCACTGCCGGCGCAAATCCGCTTGCATTTTTCAACCAAACCTTCCTATTAAGCCCATGAATTTTCCCACGTTCTCTCCTCAGACTCAGCCGCGATTTGCAACTGCCATGCGGCCAATTCCATCGCCAACCCGGTCTCCTCGCAAAGGCGCGACCGGAGGTTTCTGTCGCAACGCCGCGCGCATCACGAGCGGCCTTGCCATCCTGATGCTCCCCTTTTCCAGCGGAACGGGACGCGCTCAAACTTCGCCGCCTCCGGGGGCGGTGATTCTGACCAACGTTATGCCCAGCCTCCCGCCGCGGCCACCGTCCAAATTCCGGGAATTCGCGGATGTGACGCGCGACACGATCAAGTACGACGGCTTGTTCACGCTCTACCGAACCAATGAAGTGCTCTACGGCGAGATCAAGCCCATGGTCCTGAATCAACCGATCATCGCGCCGATGGCCATTGCGCGCGGTGTGGCTTCAGCAGGCACGCCGCTGAATTTCGGGGATGAATGGATTCTGGTCTTCCGGCGGGTCGATGACAAAATTCAGGTGCTCCGCCGAAATATTCACTATCGCGCGACGCCTGGATCGCCGCTGGAAAAGGCGGTCCAGCAGAATTACACGGACTCGGTGCTGATGGCGCTGCCCATTATCACGATCAATCCGATGACACAGGGCGCGCTCGTCGATTTCAGCCAGATTTTCTTCAGCGACTTCGCGGATTTGCGGATCGGCATGCTGGACCGGAACCGATCAACCTGGAGCAAAATCAAGACCTTCCCGAACAACGTCGAATTGCAAGTCGAAGCAACGTACATGGGGCGCGGATTTTTCGGATTTGGCGAAAGCGGCATCGTCGATCCGCGCGGGATCACGCTGGTCATTCATTACACGCTCGCGCGTCTGCCCGATCCGGGCTACCGGCCGCGGGTGGCGGATCAGCGCGTCGGACATTTCCTGAATGCGACGCGGGATTTCGGCTCGAACGATCCAGACACGACCTTCGTGCGCTACATCAATCGCTGGCGGCTGGAGAAGGCCGATCCGAGAGCCAAGCTGTCTCCACCGAGGAAACAAGTGGTCTGGTGGGTCGAAAACACCGTCCCGCACGAATACCGTCCGTTTGTGGAAGAAGGCATTCTGGAATGGAACAAAGCCTTCGAGAAAATCGGTTTCCGCAACGCCCTCGCCGTGCGCTGGCAGCAGGATGGGGAGGACTTCGAGCCCGAAGACATCAATTACTGCACATTCCGCTGGATCACCACGCCCTACACGTTCGCCATGTCCGGTCTCCGCTCGAATCCGCTCACGGGAGAAATGATCGATGGCGACGTGATTTTCGACGCGAGCTGGATTCGCATCTGGAAACGCGAGTACGCCTTTTTGGTCGGCACCCCGGTCCCGACCGGCGAGGAGGCGCAGGAACCGCTCGCGGTGGCGGAGGTGATCAGCCCGATGATGGCGGCCAAACATGGCTTCGGCTTGCCGTTCCCTTTGCCGCACCGGCGTTGGGAGTTGAAAGGCGCTTTCGGGAATAACGATCGGGAGATTCCGCAGTTGGTGCCGGCGGACCTGAGCCCGCTTCAGATGCAGCTCAGCCGCCGGTTGGGGCCGGGCAAACTGGCCAGTTGCCAGTTCGCAACGGGCAAGCGTTATGAGTTCGCCATGGCGGCGATGGCTCTGGCGGATCAGGGCAAAATCGATCCGGGCGGCAAGTTGCCGGAGGAATTCCTGGGCCAGGCGATTAAGGAAGTCGTCATGCACGAGGTCGGCCACTCGCTCGGACTGCGGCACAACTTCAAAGCCAGCAGCATGCTCAGCAACGACCAGGTCAATGATGCGAGCATCACGCAAACCAAAGGCATGACGGGCAGTGTCATGGATTACAACCCCATCAACATCGCGCCCAAAGGCAAAAAGCAGGGCGATTACGCCTCGACGACCATTGGGCCGTATGATTACTGGGCCATCGAATATGCTTACAAGCCAGTCGAGGGCGACGAGGCGGCCGAATTGAAGAAAATCGCCGCGCGCTCACCGGATCCGGACCTGACCTACGCCACCGACGAAGACCTCTGGATGAGCGACGATCCGCTCGTCAACACCTACGACCTGGGCTCGGATCCGTTGCGCTACGGGCAAGAACGCATGATGCTCGCCGCCGATTTGCTCAAGAACCTCGATGAGAAAGTGGTCAAGGACGGTGAGTCCTGGGCGCGGCTGCGTTCCGCTTTTTCCGTCCTGGTCGGACAGTTCGGCAACGCCGCTTACCTGGCCGCTTCCTACATCGGCGGGCAAAGCTTTTCCCGCGACTTCAAGGGCGGAGAGCGGAGCCGCGATCCGATCGTTCCGATGGCAGGCAGCAAGCAACGGGAGGCTTTGCGATTGCTCGTGGATAAGATTCTGAGCGATCAGGCGTTCAAGTTCTCGCCTTCGTTGCTCCGGCGCTTGACGACGGAACATTGGTACCACTGGGGC
The Verrucomicrobiota bacterium DNA segment above includes these coding regions:
- a CDS encoding acetylxylan esterase, whose translation is MHPPSRSKTSFSTAFAICLIAAFSAVTPHAEPASAPGPGAPPPLNWTTQQDHQNMMEQLGITRLRPGPSGRANATNAANYDPAKANPFPDLPDPLTLKNGQKVTTAETWWKQRRPEIVEDFERGVIGRVPRNVPKVTWTISTQAADRVVGKIPVFARQLVGRADNSGCPSIEVNIQMTLVTPKEAKGPVPVLMMFGGFGGGFPRRPGEPAPTNRFSAFGGGTFADPPSTEQLIAAGWGYATISPASIQADNGAGLTKGIIGLVNKGQPRKPDDWGSLRAWAWGAARGLDYLETDPTVDAKKVGIEGVSRYGKAALVAMAFEPRFAMVLVGSSGEGGAKLHRRNFGEAVENLTGSGEYHWMAGNFLKYGAAESVFGSKNAGDIPVDAHQLIALCAPRLTFISYGIPERGDALWLDQQGSYMATVAAGPVFRLLGARDLGVTEDYRTAQKPEVNAGLLDGELAWRQHDGGHEDRTNMKHFIAWANKFIKHTLSAN
- a CDS encoding DUF3106 domain-containing protein codes for the protein MRFIPIALRENSASEPRFEFLKPPPAPPRRGALLNAVVGGSPPGRGKEWVRGEGIRARCSGWVLACLLICTLASAQSPQNAGGAAPVAPPLGDSNLDPAAASPVAYFRQLLDMPPAEAAQSLAQKLEPKRKALQAKLDEYRKLTIEEREARLRLVELWYYLQPLISLAPAERPAKLAAVPVASRPFVEERLKWWDLVPQEHRKQFLENELAIQYFVRLDSSTPAQREQLAGKSADEWRALEEKLQQWSARPPEERVKMYQHFQDFFELPEKERDRTLHALSDEERQKLQRSLEALERLPAHQRATCIESFRKFSSLSKEEREQFLHNVERWQEMSPRDRQNWVNLINLLPQSGPGQAPPRLPPGMGQTTPTKPPPQLPGQGR
- the lgt gene encoding prolipoprotein diacylglyceryl transferase; the protein is MHPVAFQIGGFTIYWYGILAAAGFLAGFWVAGRRALREGIRSEDVVDLAPWLLGGTLIGARAWFVIYYWDSEFAGKPYWEVFMIRRSGLVFYGGLLGASLATIIYARLRKLPLWKIADILAPSIALGHAFGRVGCLMTGCCYGSATSLPWAVHFPKDHWSRGDGVHPTQIYESILNLALFGALSWFYPRKKFDGQVFGVYLVAYAVLRAFVELFRGDYTAPERVGWITPGQWVSGGILIVGLFLLWKLPSLSRKNSAQPRKDTHGHE
- a CDS encoding RluA family pseudouridine synthase, translating into METEGKRTASFIVEQTLPNERLDAFLRTRFPAVSRVTLKRLIADGDIRVNGQPAKATHHPRQGEKIEVRWPEPKPSEIGPEEMPLDILYEDEDLLVLNKPPGLVVHPAEGHEKHTLVNGLLHHCQGRLSGIGGVARPGIVHRLDKDTSGCLVVAKNDPAHTGLAKQFAERSMEKVYHALVCGDLAEPAGEIRAAIARHPSHRKRMAVTEGKGRDAWTSYRVLDKLRYATWVEAVLHTGRTHQIRVHFHHLGTPLVGDATYGSRQNGRLKELAGYVAPRQMLHARTLSFAHPCTDEPLAFEAPLPRDFLDALAALRKG
- a CDS encoding DUF456 domain-containing protein — protein: MTTEQIIGLLLALLVMLVGLGGTMIPGVPGVPLVLLAAGAHRLWFGDAGVSNAVLVILTLLTLVSLGVDYLASVLGARKLGATWRGVLGAVLGATVGIFFAIPGVIIGPFVGAVAFEMLGGREWKEATRAGVGALVGVFVGVLGKVVCCAVMIGLFAVSVVARSAASPL
- a CDS encoding DUF5117 domain-containing protein, with the translated sequence MLPFSSGTGRAQTSPPPGAVILTNVMPSLPPRPPSKFREFADVTRDTIKYDGLFTLYRTNEVLYGEIKPMVLNQPIIAPMAIARGVASAGTPLNFGDEWILVFRRVDDKIQVLRRNIHYRATPGSPLEKAVQQNYTDSVLMALPIITINPMTQGALVDFSQIFFSDFADLRIGMLDRNRSTWSKIKTFPNNVELQVEATYMGRGFFGFGESGIVDPRGITLVIHYTLARLPDPGYRPRVADQRVGHFLNATRDFGSNDPDTTFVRYINRWRLEKADPRAKLSPPRKQVVWWVENTVPHEYRPFVEEGILEWNKAFEKIGFRNALAVRWQQDGEDFEPEDINYCTFRWITTPYTFAMSGLRSNPLTGEMIDGDVIFDASWIRIWKREYAFLVGTPVPTGEEAQEPLAVAEVISPMMAAKHGFGLPFPLPHRRWELKGAFGNNDREIPQLVPADLSPLQMQLSRRLGPGKLASCQFATGKRYEFAMAAMALADQGKIDPGGKLPEEFLGQAIKEVVMHEVGHSLGLRHNFKASSMLSNDQVNDASITQTKGMTGSVMDYNPINIAPKGKKQGDYASTTIGPYDYWAIEYAYKPVEGDEAAELKKIAARSPDPDLTYATDEDLWMSDDPLVNTYDLGSDPLRYGQERMMLAADLLKNLDEKVVKDGESWARLRSAFSVLVGQFGNAAYLAASYIGGQSFSRDFKGGERSRDPIVPMAGSKQREALRLLVDKILSDQAFKFSPSLLRRLTTEHWYHWGSDSFSGSGITFPIYDRILGIQRIVLNQCFDGSVLSRIMNQELQSDEGANPIKISEIFRAITDGVWSELASGSDTKEVSLSTVRRNLQREHVRRLASMVLGNRRSPLEDLYGYIIIIGGSSSVPADAKSLARMHLKEIEGCIDKKLHLSDLKIDDTSRAHLIECRQRIGKVLESSYTANEP
- a CDS encoding Uma2 family endonuclease, which encodes MAATQSSYVKAETGPGPAELLTYEQFLAWVDENTHVEWVSGKVVPMSPISREHSDLFKFLLKILLAFVEERGLGEIHCDPFQMKTGPALPGRSPDIPFVATENLDRLKTKFLDGPADLAIEIVSPESRTRDRGEKFYEYEEGGVKEYWLIDPQRQKAEFYHFGPDGPMEVSREGLFESLVLSGFWLKVDWMWQRPWPTLRQVTKEWGL